The genomic region CAGCACGATGAACGCGTGTGCCTTGTGTGCCCCGGAGGTCCACACCTTGGTTCCGCTCAGCCGCCAGCCGCCGTCGACCTGCACGGCGCGGGTGCGCACACTGGCCAGATCGGAGCCGGAGTCCGGTTCGCTCATGCCGATGCCGAAGAAGCACTGCCCGGCGGCGATCTTCGGCAGGAACTCGCGCTTCTGGGTTTCGGTGCCGTATTTCAGCAGCGACGGCACGATCTGGCGGTCGGCGATCCAGTGCGCGGCCACCGGTGCGCCCGCGGCCAGCAGCTCCTCGGTGACAACGAACCGGTCCAGAAATGAACGTCCCTGTCCGCCATATTCTTTCGGGACTGTCATGCCGAGCCAGCCGCGGGCGGCAAGGGCGGCGGTGAAGTCCTCGTCCCAGCTGGACAGCCACGCGTCGACGGCCGGGGTGCAGGCGCCCGCGGCGCGCTGTTCGGCCAGGAAGGCCCGGACCTCGGCGCGCAGCGCGGTGGCGTCGGCCGGTTCGCCGTCCAGTGGGGGGACCAGACGTGGGATCGCCATCAGACGGTCCGCCATTTCTCGATGCGGCGCTCGTGCTCGCCGTCGTGGTGGGCCAGGGGTTGCATGGCGGCGGCCATCGCGAGCGTGGACTCCAGGCTGCCGGTGCGCGACTCCTGCAGCAGCCGCTTGGCCATCCGCAGCGCGTGCGGGGGATTGGCCGCGATGCGCTGTGCGAGATCGTCTGCGGCGGTGAGCAGTTCGTCGTGCGGCACCACCCGGCTGACCAGACCCCACGACAGCGCGGTGGCCGCGTCGATGCGGTCACCGGTGAAGGTCATCTCGGCGGCGCGCTCGTAGCCGATCGCGCGCTGCAGGAACCAGGTGCCGCCGTCGCCGGGCACCAGGCCCAGCTGCACGAAACTTTCGGCAAAGGACGCCTTCTCGGAGGCCACCC from Mycolicibacterium phlei harbors:
- a CDS encoding crotonase/enoyl-CoA hydratase family protein, which codes for MTDPLLVTQSGAVRTWTINLPHAGNAITDKAFIAAFEAAVGAANADTGVGAVILTGAGKIFSAGGNVKEMADRKGMFGLDAIEQRYAYVDGIQRIPRALARLEVPLIAAVNGAAVGAGCDLAMMCDIRVASEKASFAESFVQLGLVPGDGGTWFLQRAIGYERAAEMTFTGDRIDAATALSWGLVSRVVPHDELLTAADDLAQRIAANPPHALRMAKRLLQESRTGSLESTLAMAAAMQPLAHHDGEHERRIEKWRTV